One window of Leifsonia sp. AK011 genomic DNA carries:
- a CDS encoding UvrD-helicase domain-containing protein, which yields MPSSELSREREYVATLYERLDELLAGAQAQLEAVRRTNQGGTHQNRSERDAFARIYEDRVAQLRQVDERLAFGRLTVADAPEGSEHHYIGRIGLRDADQQPLLLDWRVPQARAFYQATAATPLGARARRHLQSKGREIIRIDDEIFDRELLDGDVQGLQGEAALLATVTAQRTGRMTDIVATIQAEQDAIIRSELAGTLVVQGGPGTGKTAVALHRAAFLLYSYRERLASNGVLIVGPSPSFLQYIEQVLPSLGETGVVLASLGQLYPGVEATRDDVPEVAALKGSLEMAALIKRAVRSRQVVPRESQVVDVNGELLTVEPSLVHSAMQRAWDTRKPHNIARVTFNKAALGSLARLLADQLRSHGNTVEDSDMAWLREDLRGSYDVRVLLNSAWLPLTPQKLLQDLYARPNWLASLTPQWSPEQRALLLRSRDAEFTIADIALLDEAAELLGESDAAGDASKAQRKQQRKRDIENAEQAIRNMDVEGLVDAKTLAEGFEAGSYRGTTAELAAADREWTYGHIVVDEAQELSPMQWRVLTRRNPLKSFTIVGDVAQASTAAGTTNWAEALQPHVGTNWRLEELTVNYRTPAQVSEVAEAVALAHGVGITRSRAVREGDWPVMVEVGGDSAELAVRSIRADRELGQGTIAVIATGQWIPGLATRLGTEFGTEVGVGAAGLNRSIAILTPQESKGLEFDSVVVVEPQDVIDEHSRGAAALYVAMTRATQRLHVVASARLPEGFPRE from the coding sequence GGTGGACGAGCGCCTCGCCTTCGGCAGGCTGACCGTCGCCGACGCACCGGAGGGATCCGAGCACCACTACATCGGCAGGATCGGGCTTCGCGATGCCGACCAGCAGCCGCTCCTGCTCGACTGGCGCGTGCCCCAGGCCAGGGCCTTCTACCAGGCGACGGCGGCCACTCCTCTCGGTGCCCGAGCTCGGCGTCACCTGCAGAGCAAGGGCCGCGAGATCATCCGCATCGACGACGAGATCTTCGATCGTGAGCTGCTGGACGGGGACGTTCAAGGGCTCCAGGGCGAGGCGGCACTGCTCGCCACGGTGACTGCGCAGCGCACGGGACGGATGACCGACATCGTCGCCACGATCCAGGCCGAGCAGGACGCCATCATCAGGTCGGAGCTCGCCGGCACACTCGTGGTGCAGGGCGGGCCGGGCACGGGCAAGACCGCGGTGGCACTCCATCGCGCCGCGTTCCTCCTCTACTCCTACCGCGAGAGGCTCGCGTCGAACGGCGTGCTCATCGTCGGGCCATCCCCGTCGTTCCTCCAGTACATCGAGCAGGTCCTGCCGTCGCTCGGTGAGACGGGCGTGGTGCTCGCAAGTCTCGGCCAGCTGTATCCAGGCGTGGAGGCGACGCGCGACGACGTTCCCGAGGTCGCGGCGCTCAAGGGCAGCCTCGAGATGGCTGCCCTCATCAAGCGGGCGGTCCGCTCGCGGCAGGTCGTTCCGCGCGAATCGCAGGTGGTGGATGTCAACGGCGAGCTGCTGACTGTGGAGCCGTCGCTCGTGCACTCGGCTATGCAGCGTGCGTGGGACACCCGCAAGCCGCACAACATCGCCCGCGTGACCTTCAACAAGGCTGCGCTCGGGTCGCTCGCTCGACTCCTCGCCGACCAGCTCCGGTCGCACGGCAACACCGTGGAGGATTCGGACATGGCGTGGCTGCGTGAGGACCTCCGCGGCTCGTACGACGTTCGGGTGCTGCTCAACTCGGCCTGGCTGCCGCTCACGCCGCAGAAGCTTCTGCAGGACCTCTACGCGCGCCCCAACTGGCTCGCCTCGCTCACGCCGCAGTGGTCGCCCGAGCAGCGCGCGCTGCTGCTGCGCTCCCGCGATGCGGAGTTCACGATCGCCGACATTGCCCTCCTCGACGAAGCGGCGGAGCTGCTGGGGGAGTCGGATGCCGCGGGCGACGCGAGCAAGGCGCAGCGCAAGCAGCAGCGCAAGCGCGACATCGAGAACGCCGAGCAGGCCATCCGCAACATGGACGTCGAGGGTCTCGTCGACGCCAAGACGCTCGCCGAGGGCTTCGAGGCTGGCTCCTACCGCGGCACGACGGCCGAGCTGGCTGCCGCCGACCGCGAGTGGACCTACGGGCACATCGTCGTCGACGAGGCCCAGGAGCTCTCACCCATGCAGTGGAGAGTGCTGACACGGAGGAACCCGCTCAAGTCGTTCACGATCGTGGGGGATGTTGCGCAGGCATCGACCGCGGCGGGGACGACAAATTGGGCAGAAGCCCTCCAGCCCCATGTCGGCACGAACTGGCGCCTGGAGGAGCTGACGGTGAACTACCGCACGCCCGCCCAGGTGAGCGAGGTCGCCGAGGCCGTAGCGCTCGCACACGGGGTGGGAATCACCCGCTCCCGTGCGGTGCGCGAGGGGGACTGGCCCGTCATGGTCGAGGTTGGTGGTGACTCCGCTGAGCTCGCGGTACGCAGCATCCGCGCCGATCGGGAGCTCGGCCAGGGCACCATCGCGGTGATCGCCACGGGACAGTGGATACCTGGGCTTGCGACGAGGCTCGGTACGGAGTTCGGGACCGAGGTCGGTGTTGGCGCGGCAGGTCTTAACCGATCGATTGCGATCCTGACTCCCCAGGAATCCAAGGGGCTCGAGTTCGACTCCGTTGTCGTCGTTGAACCGCAGGACGTCATCGACGAGCACTCCCGCGGCGCAGCGGCACTCTACGTGGCAATGACGAGAGCGACCCAGAGACTGCACGTCGTGGCATCCGCGCGGCTGCCCGAGGGTTTCCCGCGCGAGTAA